The Anolis carolinensis isolate JA03-04 chromosome 2, rAnoCar3.1.pri, whole genome shotgun sequence genome has a window encoding:
- the LOC100560691 gene encoding zinc finger protein 345 isoform X2 — MEESVMPWPKAGRGNAVRNFLVADPSEFPETGKASLDPRQIPQWRAIKQEEDGWDHLQEPGVRPQLSLPFLCDGAEPDQSPLTFDEVAVSFSPEEWSLLDPNQKALHKQITAEIHEIMTFLEDWQKTYVCAQYGKCSRHNLELSSHPQVQGTEKERYIREDSSLICHLQDPALVPQEKVHTEKKHFTYGVSLNGFDYTFYNVNQPETRTAKKPHKCQECGKCFTYNSLLMTHLKVHTGEKPYKCQECGKCFPQSSSLLSHQRVHTGEKPHKCRECGRCFGCKSHLKRHQRIHTGEKPYKCQQCGKCFPQSSSLLGHQRIHTGEKPYQCQECGKFFGCRSHLKRHQRIHTGEKPYKCQECGKCFLLKADLVKHHRVHTGEKRHKCQECGKRFSGNSALLIHQRVHTGEKPYKCQECEKCFARKAWLVIHQRVHTGEKPYKCQKCEKCFPQRSSLLGHQRVHTGEKPYNCQECGKSFGFKLHLVRHQRTHTGEKPYECQECGKCFLVKADLEKHHRVHTGERRHKCQECGKCFTETSGLLIHQRVHTGEKPYTCLECGKCFSRDSNLISHRRTHTGEKPYQCQECKKCFSWNSVLVRHQKIHTGEKLYTCQQCGKCFYQNSQLVRHQSNHTGNRPYKCEMCEKCFGQKVDLVKHQRIHTGEKTYKCQDCGKCFAWNTHLLRHQRIHTGEKAYQCYECGKCFVQKRSLMNHQKTHIKEPYTFGSVANVLSPFCTL, encoded by the exons ATGGAGGAGTCAGTCATGCCTTGGCCTAAAGCAGGAAGAGGCAATGCG GTGAGAAATTTCTTGGTAGCAGATCCCTCTGAATTCCCTGAGACAGGAAAGGCTTCCTTGGACCCCAGGCAGATTCCCCAGTGGAGGGCCATCAAACAGGAGGAGGATGGATGGGATCACTTGCAAG AACCTGGAGTTAGGCCCCAGttgtctcttccttttctttgtgaTGGAGCAGAACCAGATCAG AGTCCGTTGACCTTTGATGAAGTTGCTGTGTCATTTTCCCCGGAAGAGTGGTCCTTGTTGGATCCTAACCAGAAAGCCCTGCACAAGCAAATCACGGCAGAAATCCATGAGATCATGACCTTTCTAG AAGACTGGCAGAAAACATATGTCTGCGCTCAGTATGGAAAATGTTCCAGGCATAATCTGGAACTTAGTAGCCATCCGCAAGTCCAAGGTACAGAAAAGGAACGTTATATCAGAGAAGATTCCTCTCTGATATGTCATCTGCAAGATCCAGCACTTGTGCCTCAGGAGAAGGTCCATACTGAAAAGAAACATTTTACGTATGGAGTATCTCTTAATGGTTTTGATTATACATTCTACAATGTGAACCAACCAGAAACCCGCACAGCAAAGAAACcacacaaatgccaggagtgtggcaaATGTTTTACTTACAATTCTCTACTTATGACACATCTGAAAGTGCACACAGGAGAAAAAccctacaaatgccaggagtgtgggaaatgttttcctcAGAGTTCTTCTCTTCTAAGCCATCagagagtccacacaggagagaaacctcaCAAATGCCGGGAATGTGGCAGATGTTTTGGTTGCAAGTCACATCTTAAGAGGCATCAGAGAATCCACACAGGCGAAAAACCCTACAAATGTCaacagtgtgggaaatgttttcctcAGAGTTCTTCACTTCTAGGCCATCAAAGaatccacactggagagaaaccataccaatgccaggaatgtggCAAATTTTTTGGTTGTAGGTCGCATCTTAAGAGACATCAGAGAATCCACACAGGTGAAAAACCCTACAAATgtcaggagtgtggaaaatgttttcttttaaaagcagACCTTGTGAAGCACCAtcgagtccacacaggagagaaacgacacaaatgccaggagtgtggaaaacgTTTTAGTGGGAATTCAGCTCTTTTAATCCACcaaagagtccacacaggagagaaaccttacaaatgccaggagtgtgaaaAATGCTTTGCTCGGAAGGCATGGCTTGTGATTCATCAGAGggtgcacacaggagagaagccgtacAAGTGCcagaaatgtgaaaaatgttttCCTCAACGTTCTTCTCTTCTAGGCCATcaaagagtccacacaggagagaaaccatacaattgccaggagtgtgggaaaagttTTGGTTTCAAGTTGCATCTTGTGAGGCATCAGAGAACTCACACAGGCGAAAAGCCCTATGAATGTCAGGAGTGTGGCAAATGTTTTCTTGTAAAAGCAGACCTTGAAAAACACCATCgggtccacacaggagagagacgacacaaatgccaggagtgtggcaaATGTTTCACTGAGACTTCAGGCCTATTGATCCACCAAAGAGttcacacaggagaaaaaccatacacatgcctggaatgtggaaaatgtttttctCGGGATTCAAACCTTATAAGCCATCGAAgaacccacactggagagaaaccatatcAATGCCAGGAGTGCAAGAAATGTTTTTCTTGGAATTCAGTCCTTGTGAGGCATCAGaaaatccacacaggggagaaactaTACACGTGTCAACAGTGTGGTAAATGCTTTTATCAGAATTCACAACTAGTGCGGCATCAGAGCAACCACACAGGAAACAGACCATACAAATGTGAGATGTGTGAAAAATGTTTTGGTCAAAAGGTCGACCTTGTGAAGCACCAGAGGATACATACAGGAGAGAAAACATATAAATGCCAggattgtgggaaatgttttgcttggaATACACACCTTTTACGCCACCAGagaattcacacaggagagaaagcaTATCAGTGCTAtgaatgtgggaaatgttttgttcaaAAAAGAAGCCTTATGAACCACCAGAAAACCCACATAAAGGAACCATATACATTTGGGAGTGTGGCAAATGTTTTGTCTCCATTTTGCACCTTGTGA
- the LOC100560691 gene encoding zinc finger protein 345 isoform X1, which produces MEESVMPWPKAGRGNAVRNFLVADPSEFPETGKASLDPRQIPQWRAIKQEEDGWDHLQEPGVRPQLSLPFLCDGAEPDQSPLTFDEVAVSFSPEEWSLLDPNQKALHKQITAEIHEIMTFLAEDWQKTYVCAQYGKCSRHNLELSSHPQVQGTEKERYIREDSSLICHLQDPALVPQEKVHTEKKHFTYGVSLNGFDYTFYNVNQPETRTAKKPHKCQECGKCFTYNSLLMTHLKVHTGEKPYKCQECGKCFPQSSSLLSHQRVHTGEKPHKCRECGRCFGCKSHLKRHQRIHTGEKPYKCQQCGKCFPQSSSLLGHQRIHTGEKPYQCQECGKFFGCRSHLKRHQRIHTGEKPYKCQECGKCFLLKADLVKHHRVHTGEKRHKCQECGKRFSGNSALLIHQRVHTGEKPYKCQECEKCFARKAWLVIHQRVHTGEKPYKCQKCEKCFPQRSSLLGHQRVHTGEKPYNCQECGKSFGFKLHLVRHQRTHTGEKPYECQECGKCFLVKADLEKHHRVHTGERRHKCQECGKCFTETSGLLIHQRVHTGEKPYTCLECGKCFSRDSNLISHRRTHTGEKPYQCQECKKCFSWNSVLVRHQKIHTGEKLYTCQQCGKCFYQNSQLVRHQSNHTGNRPYKCEMCEKCFGQKVDLVKHQRIHTGEKTYKCQDCGKCFAWNTHLLRHQRIHTGEKAYQCYECGKCFVQKRSLMNHQKTHIKEPYTFGSVANVLSPFCTL; this is translated from the exons ATGGAGGAGTCAGTCATGCCTTGGCCTAAAGCAGGAAGAGGCAATGCG GTGAGAAATTTCTTGGTAGCAGATCCCTCTGAATTCCCTGAGACAGGAAAGGCTTCCTTGGACCCCAGGCAGATTCCCCAGTGGAGGGCCATCAAACAGGAGGAGGATGGATGGGATCACTTGCAAG AACCTGGAGTTAGGCCCCAGttgtctcttccttttctttgtgaTGGAGCAGAACCAGATCAG AGTCCGTTGACCTTTGATGAAGTTGCTGTGTCATTTTCCCCGGAAGAGTGGTCCTTGTTGGATCCTAACCAGAAAGCCCTGCACAAGCAAATCACGGCAGAAATCCATGAGATCATGACCTTTCTAG CAGAAGACTGGCAGAAAACATATGTCTGCGCTCAGTATGGAAAATGTTCCAGGCATAATCTGGAACTTAGTAGCCATCCGCAAGTCCAAGGTACAGAAAAGGAACGTTATATCAGAGAAGATTCCTCTCTGATATGTCATCTGCAAGATCCAGCACTTGTGCCTCAGGAGAAGGTCCATACTGAAAAGAAACATTTTACGTATGGAGTATCTCTTAATGGTTTTGATTATACATTCTACAATGTGAACCAACCAGAAACCCGCACAGCAAAGAAACcacacaaatgccaggagtgtggcaaATGTTTTACTTACAATTCTCTACTTATGACACATCTGAAAGTGCACACAGGAGAAAAAccctacaaatgccaggagtgtgggaaatgttttcctcAGAGTTCTTCTCTTCTAAGCCATCagagagtccacacaggagagaaacctcaCAAATGCCGGGAATGTGGCAGATGTTTTGGTTGCAAGTCACATCTTAAGAGGCATCAGAGAATCCACACAGGCGAAAAACCCTACAAATGTCaacagtgtgggaaatgttttcctcAGAGTTCTTCACTTCTAGGCCATCAAAGaatccacactggagagaaaccataccaatgccaggaatgtggCAAATTTTTTGGTTGTAGGTCGCATCTTAAGAGACATCAGAGAATCCACACAGGTGAAAAACCCTACAAATgtcaggagtgtggaaaatgttttcttttaaaagcagACCTTGTGAAGCACCAtcgagtccacacaggagagaaacgacacaaatgccaggagtgtggaaaacgTTTTAGTGGGAATTCAGCTCTTTTAATCCACcaaagagtccacacaggagagaaaccttacaaatgccaggagtgtgaaaAATGCTTTGCTCGGAAGGCATGGCTTGTGATTCATCAGAGggtgcacacaggagagaagccgtacAAGTGCcagaaatgtgaaaaatgttttCCTCAACGTTCTTCTCTTCTAGGCCATcaaagagtccacacaggagagaaaccatacaattgccaggagtgtgggaaaagttTTGGTTTCAAGTTGCATCTTGTGAGGCATCAGAGAACTCACACAGGCGAAAAGCCCTATGAATGTCAGGAGTGTGGCAAATGTTTTCTTGTAAAAGCAGACCTTGAAAAACACCATCgggtccacacaggagagagacgacacaaatgccaggagtgtggcaaATGTTTCACTGAGACTTCAGGCCTATTGATCCACCAAAGAGttcacacaggagaaaaaccatacacatgcctggaatgtggaaaatgtttttctCGGGATTCAAACCTTATAAGCCATCGAAgaacccacactggagagaaaccatatcAATGCCAGGAGTGCAAGAAATGTTTTTCTTGGAATTCAGTCCTTGTGAGGCATCAGaaaatccacacaggggagaaactaTACACGTGTCAACAGTGTGGTAAATGCTTTTATCAGAATTCACAACTAGTGCGGCATCAGAGCAACCACACAGGAAACAGACCATACAAATGTGAGATGTGTGAAAAATGTTTTGGTCAAAAGGTCGACCTTGTGAAGCACCAGAGGATACATACAGGAGAGAAAACATATAAATGCCAggattgtgggaaatgttttgcttggaATACACACCTTTTACGCCACCAGagaattcacacaggagagaaagcaTATCAGTGCTAtgaatgtgggaaatgttttgttcaaAAAAGAAGCCTTATGAACCACCAGAAAACCCACATAAAGGAACCATATACATTTGGGAGTGTGGCAAATGTTTTGTCTCCATTTTGCACCTTGTGA
- the LOC100560691 gene encoding zinc finger protein 345 isoform X3 yields the protein MVRNFLVADPSEFPETGKASLDPRQIPQWRAIKQEEDGWDHLQEPGVRPQLSLPFLCDGAEPDQSPLTFDEVAVSFSPEEWSLLDPNQKALHKQITAEIHEIMTFLAEDWQKTYVCAQYGKCSRHNLELSSHPQVQGTEKERYIREDSSLICHLQDPALVPQEKVHTEKKHFTYGVSLNGFDYTFYNVNQPETRTAKKPHKCQECGKCFTYNSLLMTHLKVHTGEKPYKCQECGKCFPQSSSLLSHQRVHTGEKPHKCRECGRCFGCKSHLKRHQRIHTGEKPYKCQQCGKCFPQSSSLLGHQRIHTGEKPYQCQECGKFFGCRSHLKRHQRIHTGEKPYKCQECGKCFLLKADLVKHHRVHTGEKRHKCQECGKRFSGNSALLIHQRVHTGEKPYKCQECEKCFARKAWLVIHQRVHTGEKPYKCQKCEKCFPQRSSLLGHQRVHTGEKPYNCQECGKSFGFKLHLVRHQRTHTGEKPYECQECGKCFLVKADLEKHHRVHTGERRHKCQECGKCFTETSGLLIHQRVHTGEKPYTCLECGKCFSRDSNLISHRRTHTGEKPYQCQECKKCFSWNSVLVRHQKIHTGEKLYTCQQCGKCFYQNSQLVRHQSNHTGNRPYKCEMCEKCFGQKVDLVKHQRIHTGEKTYKCQDCGKCFAWNTHLLRHQRIHTGEKAYQCYECGKCFVQKRSLMNHQKTHIKEPYTFGSVANVLSPFCTL from the exons ATG GTGAGAAATTTCTTGGTAGCAGATCCCTCTGAATTCCCTGAGACAGGAAAGGCTTCCTTGGACCCCAGGCAGATTCCCCAGTGGAGGGCCATCAAACAGGAGGAGGATGGATGGGATCACTTGCAAG AACCTGGAGTTAGGCCCCAGttgtctcttccttttctttgtgaTGGAGCAGAACCAGATCAG AGTCCGTTGACCTTTGATGAAGTTGCTGTGTCATTTTCCCCGGAAGAGTGGTCCTTGTTGGATCCTAACCAGAAAGCCCTGCACAAGCAAATCACGGCAGAAATCCATGAGATCATGACCTTTCTAG CAGAAGACTGGCAGAAAACATATGTCTGCGCTCAGTATGGAAAATGTTCCAGGCATAATCTGGAACTTAGTAGCCATCCGCAAGTCCAAGGTACAGAAAAGGAACGTTATATCAGAGAAGATTCCTCTCTGATATGTCATCTGCAAGATCCAGCACTTGTGCCTCAGGAGAAGGTCCATACTGAAAAGAAACATTTTACGTATGGAGTATCTCTTAATGGTTTTGATTATACATTCTACAATGTGAACCAACCAGAAACCCGCACAGCAAAGAAACcacacaaatgccaggagtgtggcaaATGTTTTACTTACAATTCTCTACTTATGACACATCTGAAAGTGCACACAGGAGAAAAAccctacaaatgccaggagtgtgggaaatgttttcctcAGAGTTCTTCTCTTCTAAGCCATCagagagtccacacaggagagaaacctcaCAAATGCCGGGAATGTGGCAGATGTTTTGGTTGCAAGTCACATCTTAAGAGGCATCAGAGAATCCACACAGGCGAAAAACCCTACAAATGTCaacagtgtgggaaatgttttcctcAGAGTTCTTCACTTCTAGGCCATCAAAGaatccacactggagagaaaccataccaatgccaggaatgtggCAAATTTTTTGGTTGTAGGTCGCATCTTAAGAGACATCAGAGAATCCACACAGGTGAAAAACCCTACAAATgtcaggagtgtggaaaatgttttcttttaaaagcagACCTTGTGAAGCACCAtcgagtccacacaggagagaaacgacacaaatgccaggagtgtggaaaacgTTTTAGTGGGAATTCAGCTCTTTTAATCCACcaaagagtccacacaggagagaaaccttacaaatgccaggagtgtgaaaAATGCTTTGCTCGGAAGGCATGGCTTGTGATTCATCAGAGggtgcacacaggagagaagccgtacAAGTGCcagaaatgtgaaaaatgttttCCTCAACGTTCTTCTCTTCTAGGCCATcaaagagtccacacaggagagaaaccatacaattgccaggagtgtgggaaaagttTTGGTTTCAAGTTGCATCTTGTGAGGCATCAGAGAACTCACACAGGCGAAAAGCCCTATGAATGTCAGGAGTGTGGCAAATGTTTTCTTGTAAAAGCAGACCTTGAAAAACACCATCgggtccacacaggagagagacgacacaaatgccaggagtgtggcaaATGTTTCACTGAGACTTCAGGCCTATTGATCCACCAAAGAGttcacacaggagaaaaaccatacacatgcctggaatgtggaaaatgtttttctCGGGATTCAAACCTTATAAGCCATCGAAgaacccacactggagagaaaccatatcAATGCCAGGAGTGCAAGAAATGTTTTTCTTGGAATTCAGTCCTTGTGAGGCATCAGaaaatccacacaggggagaaactaTACACGTGTCAACAGTGTGGTAAATGCTTTTATCAGAATTCACAACTAGTGCGGCATCAGAGCAACCACACAGGAAACAGACCATACAAATGTGAGATGTGTGAAAAATGTTTTGGTCAAAAGGTCGACCTTGTGAAGCACCAGAGGATACATACAGGAGAGAAAACATATAAATGCCAggattgtgggaaatgttttgcttggaATACACACCTTTTACGCCACCAGagaattcacacaggagagaaagcaTATCAGTGCTAtgaatgtgggaaatgttttgttcaaAAAAGAAGCCTTATGAACCACCAGAAAACCCACATAAAGGAACCATATACATTTGGGAGTGTGGCAAATGTTTTGTCTCCATTTTGCACCTTGTGA